A stretch of Corallococcus macrosporus DNA encodes these proteins:
- a CDS encoding DoxX family protein, translating to MNILFWSLQVVLALLFLSGGAYKAFSFQQLAGQFSEVPHAGWRALGLLEMAGGVLLIIPAALKWMPGLTAHAAAVLAFETFALAALYARHSTKLTPENPMLWALVMGGLVAFVAYGRYVLHPVVPVTA from the coding sequence ATGAACATCCTCTTCTGGAGTCTTCAGGTCGTCCTCGCGCTGCTGTTCCTCTCGGGCGGGGCGTACAAGGCCTTCTCGTTCCAGCAACTCGCGGGCCAGTTCAGCGAGGTCCCGCACGCGGGATGGCGAGCACTCGGCTTGCTGGAGATGGCCGGGGGCGTGCTGCTCATCATCCCGGCGGCATTGAAGTGGATGCCCGGCCTCACCGCGCACGCGGCCGCGGTGCTCGCGTTCGAGACGTTCGCGCTCGCCGCGCTGTACGCCCGTCATTCGACGAAGCTGACGCCCGAGAACCCGATGCTCTGGGCGCTCGTGATGGGGGGGCTGGTCGCCTTCGTGGCGTACGGCCGCTACGTCCTCCATCCGGTGGTGCCGGTCACCGCGTGA
- a CDS encoding SRPBCC family protein, which translates to MTTKAIRRELKFTQSPAVVWRALTTREALADWMYPNDFEPRVGHRFTFRVPPDPRANMQGLVVHCEVLKCAPPSELEFTWVVGEGWLDTRVSYRLEADGDGTRVLFEHSGFKEDSAFHGAGYGWKMMHGKLSKTLRNPHP; encoded by the coding sequence ATGACGACGAAGGCCATCCGGCGGGAGCTGAAGTTCACCCAGTCGCCCGCCGTGGTGTGGCGCGCGCTCACGACCCGCGAGGCGCTCGCGGACTGGATGTACCCGAACGACTTCGAGCCGCGCGTCGGGCACCGCTTCACGTTCCGCGTGCCTCCGGACCCCCGGGCCAACATGCAGGGGCTCGTCGTGCACTGCGAGGTCCTCAAGTGCGCGCCTCCGTCCGAGCTCGAGTTCACGTGGGTCGTGGGCGAGGGCTGGCTGGACACGCGCGTCAGCTACCGGCTGGAAGCCGACGGCGACGGGACGCGCGTGCTCTTCGAGCACTCCGGCTTCAAGGAGGACTCCGCGTTCCACGGCGCCGGGTACGGCTGGAAGATGATGCACGGAAAGCTCTCCAAGACCCTCAGGAACCCCCATCCATGA
- a CDS encoding ArsR/SmtB family transcription factor, whose translation MMHTEPGVFGAISHPARRRMLDLLVEGDRPVNAIAENFEMSRPAVSQHLRVLLDAGLVTEQRHGRERRYRLVPERLEPVRDWLAHYERFWDDNFTRLRRHLEKGDER comes from the coding sequence ATGATGCACACGGAGCCAGGGGTATTCGGGGCAATCAGCCATCCGGCGCGGCGCCGCATGCTGGACCTGCTGGTCGAAGGCGACCGTCCGGTGAATGCGATCGCCGAGAACTTCGAGATGAGCCGCCCGGCGGTGTCGCAGCACCTGCGGGTGCTGCTCGACGCGGGCCTGGTCACCGAGCAGCGGCACGGCCGGGAGCGGCGGTATCGCCTGGTGCCGGAGCGGCTGGAGCCGGTGCGCGACTGGCTCGCTCACTACGAGCGGTTCTGGGACGACAACTTCACCCGCCTGCGGCGGCACCTCGAGAAGGGCGACGAGCGATGA
- a CDS encoding M48 family metallopeptidase — MSSSQKSPGFVRSLVLPALLLFALPLVGLWFSGHAADSYDADVLEAVKKQLDQDTSLSAADRQEAFAFYSAVPASAACASDDVELTRYRENLGDACSDLKQFQWALLGSWILLAIGLVSTAIALLCGLAAFISRPFQYGGFVVGWHVLRISSALQVLGQGTLLVWLSYWMTALWTNRYYPKLILIMAGIAGLAVFVVVMAIFTRPSSDFEVEAEELPEERAPELWACVRQLCARLKTTPPDHILAGIDTNFFVTEHEVRVGGRTLTGRTLFVSLSLLRTLERSEAEAVLAHEMGHLLGGDTGHSKRLSPTLSRFNHYLQTLHEGGMTMPIFYFMRAYRALFELSLGRSRRASELAADRLAAGVTSGQDISRSLVKVGAYASFRARVEEKLFAEDARHHSVAIAQRVAHGFSEYARSEAVHDDLKGAVTPHPFDSHPPLAARMENVGVHLKPADMTQVLLEPVTSSWVDGIVDAEAIEARLWGVYEERFARAHELALACRYEPATDEERQLVEKHFPPLVFEGKEAGYEVRMDYAQVSCTEWEQPVLFDQVVTPSTAERLFKKYLDLDVIDGSRSTSRRSICLSKLKDPDAVLNAFQNYLGRHRFMKAHRPESKAA, encoded by the coding sequence ATGTCCTCCTCACAGAAATCCCCTGGTTTCGTCCGCAGCCTCGTGTTGCCCGCGCTGCTGCTCTTCGCCCTGCCGCTGGTCGGGCTCTGGTTCTCCGGCCATGCCGCCGACAGCTACGACGCGGATGTGCTCGAAGCCGTCAAGAAGCAGTTGGACCAGGACACGTCGCTGAGCGCCGCGGACCGTCAGGAGGCGTTCGCCTTCTACAGCGCGGTCCCCGCGTCGGCGGCCTGCGCGAGCGACGACGTGGAGCTGACGCGCTACCGCGAGAACCTGGGCGACGCGTGCTCGGACCTGAAGCAGTTCCAGTGGGCCCTGCTGGGCTCGTGGATCCTGCTGGCCATCGGCCTTGTCTCCACGGCGATCGCGCTCCTGTGCGGCCTGGCGGCGTTCATCTCACGCCCCTTCCAGTACGGCGGCTTCGTGGTCGGCTGGCACGTGCTGCGCATCTCCAGCGCGCTCCAGGTGCTGGGGCAGGGCACCCTGCTGGTGTGGCTCTCCTATTGGATGACCGCGCTGTGGACGAACCGCTACTACCCGAAGCTCATCCTCATCATGGCCGGCATCGCGGGACTCGCCGTGTTCGTGGTGGTCATGGCCATCTTCACCCGCCCGTCCTCGGACTTCGAGGTGGAGGCGGAGGAGCTCCCCGAGGAGCGCGCCCCGGAGCTGTGGGCCTGCGTGCGCCAGTTGTGCGCGCGGCTGAAGACGACCCCGCCCGACCACATCCTCGCGGGCATCGACACCAACTTCTTCGTCACCGAGCATGAAGTGCGCGTGGGCGGGCGCACGCTGACGGGCCGCACGCTCTTCGTGAGCCTTTCCCTCTTGCGCACGCTGGAGCGCTCCGAGGCGGAGGCGGTGCTGGCGCACGAGATGGGGCACCTGCTGGGCGGCGACACGGGGCACAGCAAGCGGCTGTCGCCCACGCTGTCCCGGTTCAACCACTACCTGCAGACGCTGCACGAAGGGGGCATGACGATGCCCATCTTCTATTTCATGCGGGCCTATCGCGCGTTGTTCGAGCTGTCGCTGGGCCGCAGCCGGCGCGCCAGTGAGCTCGCGGCGGACCGGCTGGCCGCGGGCGTGACGTCGGGGCAGGACATCTCCCGCTCCCTGGTGAAGGTGGGCGCGTACGCCAGCTTCCGTGCGCGCGTGGAGGAGAAGCTCTTCGCGGAGGATGCGCGGCACCACTCGGTGGCCATCGCGCAGCGGGTCGCGCACGGCTTCTCCGAGTACGCCCGGTCCGAGGCGGTGCACGACGACCTGAAGGGCGCCGTGACGCCCCATCCCTTCGACTCCCACCCGCCGCTGGCCGCGCGCATGGAGAACGTGGGCGTCCACCTCAAGCCCGCGGACATGACGCAGGTGCTCCTGGAGCCCGTGACGTCCTCGTGGGTGGACGGCATCGTGGACGCGGAGGCCATCGAGGCGCGGCTGTGGGGCGTCTACGAGGAGCGCTTCGCCCGGGCTCATGAGCTGGCGCTGGCCTGCCGCTACGAACCGGCCACGGACGAGGAGCGGCAGCTGGTGGAGAAGCACTTCCCGCCGCTCGTCTTCGAGGGCAAGGAGGCCGGCTACGAGGTGCGGATGGACTACGCGCAGGTGAGCTGCACGGAGTGGGAGCAGCCCGTCCTGTTCGACCAGGTCGTGACCCCCTCCACCGCCGAGCGCCTGTTCAAGAAGTACCTGGACCTGGATGTCATTGACGGAAGCCGCTCCACCAGCCGGCGCTCCATCTGCCTGAGCAAGCTCAAGGACCCCGATGCGGTGCTCAATGCCTTCCAGAACTACCTGGGACGGCACCGGTTCATGAAGGCGCACCGCCCCGAATCAAAGGCGGCCTGA
- a CDS encoding SH3 domain-containing protein: MDRLASPSSTSTRRVGTPTWRRRAISLAMMGATACLGACAAPSALAVSPSGVPAFSEDMLSPEYWIRRAPSPDAVLLDADQVAAKRLRASGPEGGLVDLKRIPATLTRAQVAGWVRDAGRTPIQAAIDEQGRPVTEAVLDGLRQNAAEEHLPESSPARYGLSVRRTPLRALPSDRQFFASEDLRDYESLQAGVLFPGEPVVIAHESADQQWLFVLTTQAPAWVRRGDIAEGTADAVFSYVAKAPGRVVTGDQVRTVFTPEAPEVSELELDMGIALPRADVAPGEPVNGASSYASWPVLLPVRGQEGALAFKSALLRRTADTAPGYLPLTRANILRQAFKFLGERYGWGHQFNARDCSGLSSEVYRAMGLFLPPNSGMQGRSAALNHRLFTAQDSHAERLRALARADVGDLVVVPGHVLMIIGHVNGEPYVIQDVPYAVFKDPATQQLRKTKLNQVSVTPLLPLYADDTTLYVDAMTSLVHVTRP, translated from the coding sequence ATGGACCGTCTGGCCTCCCCCTCCTCGACTTCGACCCGCCGGGTGGGCACTCCCACGTGGCGCAGGCGGGCCATCTCGCTCGCCATGATGGGGGCCACGGCCTGCCTTGGCGCCTGCGCCGCGCCGTCCGCGCTCGCCGTGTCTCCGTCCGGGGTGCCGGCGTTCAGCGAAGACATGCTGTCGCCCGAGTATTGGATCCGCCGCGCGCCGTCTCCGGATGCGGTGCTGCTCGATGCCGACCAGGTGGCGGCGAAGCGCCTGCGCGCCTCGGGTCCGGAGGGAGGGCTGGTGGACCTGAAGCGCATCCCGGCCACGCTGACGCGGGCCCAGGTCGCTGGCTGGGTCCGGGATGCCGGGCGGACCCCCATCCAGGCGGCCATCGACGAACAGGGGCGGCCGGTGACGGAGGCGGTGCTGGACGGGCTCCGCCAGAACGCCGCGGAGGAGCACCTCCCGGAATCCTCCCCCGCTCGCTACGGCCTCAGCGTGCGGCGCACACCCCTGCGGGCGCTGCCGTCGGACCGACAGTTCTTCGCTTCGGAGGACCTGCGCGACTACGAAAGCCTGCAGGCCGGCGTCCTGTTCCCGGGCGAGCCGGTCGTCATCGCGCACGAGAGCGCGGATCAGCAGTGGCTGTTCGTCCTGACGACCCAGGCCCCCGCGTGGGTTCGGCGGGGCGATATCGCGGAGGGCACGGCGGACGCGGTGTTCTCGTACGTGGCGAAGGCGCCCGGACGCGTCGTCACGGGGGACCAGGTCCGCACGGTCTTCACGCCGGAAGCACCGGAGGTGTCCGAGCTGGAGCTCGACATGGGGATCGCGCTGCCTCGGGCCGATGTCGCGCCCGGTGAGCCCGTCAACGGAGCCAGCAGCTACGCGTCGTGGCCGGTGCTGTTGCCGGTGCGCGGGCAGGAGGGCGCGCTGGCCTTCAAGAGTGCGCTGCTGCGCCGGACCGCCGACACCGCGCCGGGCTATCTGCCGCTGACGCGCGCCAACATCCTCCGTCAGGCGTTCAAGTTCCTCGGCGAGCGCTATGGCTGGGGGCACCAGTTCAATGCGCGCGACTGCAGCGGCCTGAGCAGTGAGGTGTACCGCGCCATGGGGCTGTTCCTGCCGCCCAACTCCGGGATGCAGGGCCGCAGCGCGGCGCTGAACCATCGCCTCTTCACGGCGCAGGACTCACACGCCGAGCGGCTGCGCGCACTGGCGCGGGCGGACGTGGGCGACCTCGTCGTCGTCCCCGGCCATGTGTTGATGATCATTGGCCACGTGAACGGCGAGCCCTACGTCATCCAGGACGTTCCCTACGCCGTGTTCAAGGACCCGGCCACGCAGCAGCTCCGCAAGACGAAGCTGAACCAGGTGTCCGTCACGCCCCTGCTGCCGCTGTATGCCGACGACACGACCCTGTACGTGGACGCGATGACCAGCCTCGTGCACGTCACGCGGCCATAG
- a CDS encoding winged helix-turn-helix transcriptional regulator, which produces MAARRPEGPFVATCPTRELLDQLADKWSVLLLLALSDGPVRFNALKRKVEGITQKMLGQTLRRLERNGLVERRVFATVPVTVEYEVTPLGRSLYGVVDALRNWSIDNIGVVKKARERFDSTR; this is translated from the coding sequence ATGGCCGCACGCAGACCGGAAGGCCCCTTCGTCGCCACGTGCCCGACGCGCGAGCTGCTCGACCAGCTCGCTGACAAGTGGTCGGTGTTGCTCCTGCTGGCCCTGTCTGACGGACCGGTGCGCTTCAACGCGCTGAAGCGCAAGGTCGAAGGCATCACCCAGAAGATGCTCGGACAGACGCTGCGCCGGCTGGAGCGGAACGGACTCGTCGAGCGCCGCGTCTTCGCGACGGTCCCCGTCACCGTGGAGTACGAGGTGACGCCACTCGGCCGCTCGCTCTATGGCGTCGTCGACGCACTCCGGAACTGGTCCATCGACAACATCGGCGTCGTCAAGAAGGCGCGCGAGCGCTTCGATTCGACCCGTTAG
- a CDS encoding alpha/beta fold hydrolase, translating to MNDFQHDAVEANGIGIHVASAGRGPPLVFLHGFPHTWFVWRNVMRALASEHQVIAPDLRGLGATTRATSGYDLDTLVADVLAVLAARTKEPAVVIGLDLGAPIAFLTAARHPERVKKLVVMEAILGGLAGAESFRPPWWFAFHAIPDMPEAVISGHEEAYFDHFFAIGTKRGLSAEARAAFLDAYRGHDALRCAFAHYRAFPENARLLAKVERLTVPTLAVAGGVVGDALARQIAPLCDHLVTARLPDAAHILPEDQPEALAELLRDFARS from the coding sequence ATGAACGACTTCCAGCATGACGCCGTCGAGGCCAACGGAATCGGGATCCACGTCGCGTCGGCGGGCAGGGGTCCGCCGCTCGTCTTCCTCCACGGGTTTCCGCACACCTGGTTCGTCTGGAGGAACGTGATGCGCGCGCTCGCCAGCGAGCATCAGGTCATCGCACCGGACCTCCGGGGCCTGGGCGCGACGACGCGCGCGACGTCGGGCTATGACCTCGACACGCTCGTCGCGGACGTGCTCGCCGTGCTCGCCGCGCGCACGAAGGAGCCCGCGGTCGTCATCGGCCTCGACCTCGGCGCGCCGATCGCGTTCCTCACCGCCGCGCGCCATCCCGAGCGGGTGAAGAAGCTCGTCGTGATGGAGGCGATCCTCGGCGGGCTCGCAGGCGCCGAGTCCTTCCGTCCGCCGTGGTGGTTCGCGTTCCACGCGATCCCCGACATGCCGGAGGCGGTCATCTCGGGCCACGAGGAGGCGTACTTCGACCACTTCTTCGCCATCGGCACGAAGCGCGGCCTCTCCGCCGAGGCACGCGCCGCGTTCCTCGATGCCTACCGAGGCCACGACGCGCTCCGCTGCGCCTTCGCGCACTACCGGGCGTTCCCCGAGAACGCCCGGCTCCTCGCGAAGGTCGAGCGCCTGACCGTCCCGACGCTCGCGGTCGCCGGAGGAGTCGTCGGCGACGCCCTCGCGCGGCAGATCGCACCGCTGTGTGACCACCTCGTGACCGCGCGCCTCCCCGACGCCGCGCACATCCTCCCCGAGGACCAACCCGAGGCGCTCGCCGAGCTCCTGCGTGATTTCGCCCGGTCATGA
- a CDS encoding methyltransferase domain-containing protein — protein MTRADIQSGALRGDAFRELLLSVPLVERDGWVDALLGFDAPPPDSADLPRGAVPYLPCGVDEILAMVAEVPLRRDDTFVDLGSGMGRVAILAHLLSGARAQGVEVQEPLVHLARARCAELALPRVSFVHANAADTDLDGSVFFLYAPFNGEMLSAVLRRIEEVARRRPIVVCTVDLELHGVPWLRARTTGNVSLTLYDSCVRGVPVR, from the coding sequence ATGACGCGCGCCGACATCCAGTCCGGTGCGTTGAGGGGCGACGCGTTCCGCGAACTCCTGCTCTCGGTGCCACTGGTCGAGCGGGACGGCTGGGTCGACGCGCTGCTCGGGTTTGATGCGCCACCGCCCGACAGCGCGGACCTTCCACGCGGTGCGGTGCCCTATCTGCCGTGCGGCGTGGACGAGATTCTCGCGATGGTGGCCGAGGTGCCGCTCCGGCGCGATGACACGTTCGTCGACCTTGGCTCAGGGATGGGACGCGTGGCGATCCTCGCGCACCTCCTGTCCGGTGCGCGAGCGCAGGGGGTGGAGGTCCAGGAGCCTCTCGTCCACCTCGCAAGGGCGCGCTGCGCGGAACTGGCCCTGCCGCGCGTCTCGTTCGTTCACGCCAACGCCGCCGACACCGACCTCGATGGCTCGGTGTTCTTCCTCTACGCCCCCTTCAACGGCGAGATGCTGTCGGCCGTGCTCCGCCGCATCGAGGAAGTCGCCCGGAGAAGGCCCATCGTCGTCTGTACGGTGGACCTGGAGCTTCACGGCGTGCCCTGGCTGCGGGCACGGACGACCGGGAACGTTTCGCTGACGCTCTACGACTCATGCGTGCGCGGCGTCCCCGTCCGCTGA
- a CDS encoding DUF1801 domain-containing protein, giving the protein MASSDQATGAAASKLIDQRIVDLGDWRGETLARMRALILEADPEMTEEWKWMGTPVWSHHGIVCTGESYKKAVKLTFIKGASVPDPSGLFNSSLEGNTRRAIDIHEGEKVDARAFKALVKAAVALNGPAKKKR; this is encoded by the coding sequence ATGGCTAGCAGTGACCAGGCCACCGGAGCCGCCGCGTCCAAGCTGATTGATCAGCGCATCGTCGACCTGGGCGACTGGCGCGGGGAGACCCTGGCCCGCATGCGGGCGCTCATCCTGGAGGCCGACCCGGAGATGACCGAGGAGTGGAAGTGGATGGGCACCCCGGTCTGGTCGCACCACGGCATCGTCTGCACGGGTGAGTCCTACAAGAAGGCCGTGAAGCTGACCTTCATCAAGGGGGCCAGCGTCCCGGACCCGTCGGGCCTCTTCAACTCCAGCCTGGAGGGCAACACGCGCCGGGCCATCGACATCCACGAAGGCGAGAAGGTCGACGCGCGGGCCTTCAAGGCGCTGGTGAAGGCCGCGGTGGCGCTGAACGGCCCGGCGAAGAAGAAGCGGTAG
- a CDS encoding DoxX family protein: MHRNKGILIGFWVVTALFCLQIGFTAYAQLALPQVAESFAHLGFPGYFRVGLSWAKFLGVAVLLAPVPARLKEWAYAGFAFNLIAAFVAHVAVGDGPQAWGFAVGTGGLWGLSYVLWRQLQVRAHAPSLEVAHG; this comes from the coding sequence ATGCACCGCAACAAGGGAATCCTCATCGGCTTCTGGGTCGTCACCGCGCTGTTCTGCCTGCAGATCGGCTTCACCGCCTACGCGCAGCTGGCCCTGCCGCAGGTGGCGGAGTCGTTCGCCCACCTCGGCTTCCCGGGCTACTTCCGGGTGGGGCTCTCCTGGGCCAAGTTCCTGGGCGTGGCGGTGCTGCTGGCGCCGGTGCCGGCGCGGTTGAAGGAGTGGGCCTACGCGGGCTTCGCCTTCAACCTGATTGCCGCGTTCGTTGCCCACGTCGCGGTGGGGGATGGCCCGCAGGCGTGGGGCTTCGCGGTGGGCACCGGCGGGCTCTGGGGGCTCTCGTATGTCCTCTGGCGCCAACTGCAGGTCCGGGCGCACGCCCCTTCGCTGGAGGTCGCCCATGGCTAG
- a CDS encoding SRPBCC family protein: MSHRAKYTPGPAAGARIQKEGEKWTLVLVRDLRHPPTKVWEAITAPEHLREWAPFDSSRNLGAVGAVKLTTVGAPKEMVSESQVKRAEAPKLLEYGWGGNDMRWELEPLDSGGTRLTLWHNIQRGFISMGAAGWHICFDVLDQLLAGEPLGRIVGAEAMKFEWQRLNVEYAKQFGVEAPNPPSAPRS, from the coding sequence ATGAGCCACCGTGCGAAGTACACGCCCGGCCCCGCGGCGGGAGCCCGGATCCAGAAGGAAGGGGAGAAGTGGACGCTGGTGCTCGTCCGGGACCTGCGCCATCCGCCCACGAAGGTCTGGGAGGCCATCACGGCTCCGGAGCACCTGCGCGAGTGGGCGCCGTTCGATTCCAGCCGGAACCTGGGCGCCGTGGGGGCCGTGAAGCTGACCACCGTGGGCGCGCCGAAGGAAATGGTCTCCGAGAGCCAGGTGAAGCGCGCGGAGGCGCCGAAGCTGCTCGAGTACGGCTGGGGTGGGAACGACATGCGCTGGGAGCTGGAGCCGCTGGACAGCGGCGGCACCCGGCTCACGCTCTGGCACAACATCCAGCGGGGCTTCATCTCGATGGGCGCCGCGGGCTGGCACATCTGCTTCGACGTGCTGGATCAGCTGCTCGCCGGAGAGCCCCTGGGGCGCATCGTCGGCGCCGAGGCCATGAAGTTCGAATGGCAGCGCTTGAACGTCGAGTACGCGAAGCAGTTCGGCGTCGAAGCTCCCAACCCTCCTTCCGCTCCCCGGAGCTGA
- a CDS encoding ArsR/SmtB family transcription factor: MESSFAIIAEPNRRSILSLLAASECSVGELERQLRMPQSSVSKHLKVLREAGFVEARVDAQRRVYRLRPEPLMEVDEWLTPFRRFWTAHVDALERHLDRMDATPETPTKGKKR, from the coding sequence ATGGAATCTTCGTTCGCGATCATCGCGGAGCCGAACCGACGGAGCATCCTCAGCCTGCTGGCGGCGTCGGAGTGCTCCGTGGGTGAGCTGGAGCGCCAGCTGAGGATGCCCCAGTCCTCCGTGTCCAAGCACCTGAAGGTGTTGCGCGAGGCCGGCTTCGTGGAGGCGCGCGTCGATGCCCAGCGGCGCGTCTACCGGCTGCGGCCCGAGCCGCTGATGGAGGTGGACGAATGGCTGACGCCCTTCCGGCGCTTCTGGACGGCCCACGTCGATGCGCTGGAGCGCCATCTGGACCGGATGGACGCGACCCCCGAGACACCCACGAAAGGAAAGAAGCGATGA
- a CDS encoding ATP-binding cassette domain-containing protein, translating to MNKPKTAAPPHPSDSHDLIRVRGARENNLKDVSVEIPKRRLTVFTGVSGSGKSSLVFGTIAAESQRLINETYSTFVQGFMPSLGRPEVDVLEGLTTAIIVDQERMGANSRSTVGTATDANAMLRVLFSRLGKPHIGSSNAFSFNLAGTGGMCPRCEGMGSVNDIDLSQLYDDTKSLADGALTIPGYTVDGWQVRIFTASGFLDPHKPIRKYTKQELHDFLYREPTKVKVESMNLTYEGLVPRIQKSFLSKDVEAMQPHIRAFVERAVTFSPCPECGGTRLNAAARSSKIKGINIAEACAMQINDLAAWVRGLDEPSVAPLLATLRQTLDSFVEIGLGYLSLDRPSGTLSGGEAQRTQMVRHLGSALTDVTYVFDEPTVGLHPHDIQRMNGLLLRLRDKGNTVLVVEHKPEAIEIADHVVDLGPGAGTAGGEVVFEGTVEGLRASKTLTGRHLGYRARLKPSVRKPSGTLKVRGASAHNLRKVDVDIPMGVLVVVTGVAGSGKSSLIHGSVSGRDGVVTVDQGAIKGSRRSNPATYTGLLEPVRKAFAKANGVKPALFSANSEGACPTCNGAGVIYTDLAMMAGVSTVCEDCEGKRFQAAVLDYRLGGLNIAEVLDLPVADAVTFFGTGEAKTPAAHAILKRMTDVGIGYLRLGQPLTTLSGGERQRLKLATHMGEDGGVYVLDEPTTGLHLADVEQLLGLMDRLVDSGKSVIVIEHHQAVMAHADWIIDLGPGAGHDGGRVVFEGTPASLVAKPSTLTGKHLAAYVG from the coding sequence ATGAACAAGCCCAAGACCGCCGCCCCGCCGCACCCCTCCGACAGCCACGACCTCATCCGCGTCCGGGGGGCCCGGGAGAACAACCTCAAGGACGTGAGCGTGGAGATTCCCAAGCGCCGGCTGACGGTGTTCACCGGCGTCTCGGGGTCCGGCAAGTCGTCGCTGGTGTTCGGCACCATCGCGGCGGAGTCGCAGCGGCTGATCAACGAGACCTACAGCACCTTCGTGCAGGGCTTCATGCCGTCGCTCGGCCGGCCGGAGGTGGACGTGCTGGAGGGGCTGACGACGGCCATCATCGTCGACCAGGAGCGGATGGGCGCCAACTCCCGCTCCACCGTTGGCACGGCGACGGACGCCAACGCGATGCTGCGGGTGCTCTTCAGCCGGCTGGGCAAGCCGCACATCGGCTCATCCAACGCCTTCTCGTTCAACCTCGCGGGCACCGGCGGCATGTGCCCGCGGTGCGAGGGCATGGGCTCGGTGAACGACATCGACCTGTCCCAGCTGTACGACGACACGAAGTCGCTCGCCGACGGTGCGCTCACCATCCCGGGTTACACCGTCGATGGCTGGCAGGTGCGCATCTTCACGGCCTCGGGGTTCCTGGACCCCCACAAGCCGATCCGGAAGTACACGAAGCAGGAGCTGCACGACTTCCTCTACCGGGAACCGACCAAGGTGAAGGTGGAGAGCATGAACCTGACCTACGAGGGGCTGGTTCCGCGCATCCAGAAGTCGTTCCTGTCCAAGGACGTCGAGGCGATGCAGCCGCACATCCGCGCGTTCGTGGAGCGCGCGGTGACGTTCAGCCCCTGCCCCGAGTGCGGCGGAACGCGGCTTAACGCGGCCGCGCGGTCCAGCAAGATCAAAGGCATCAACATCGCCGAGGCCTGCGCGATGCAGATCAACGACCTGGCCGCTTGGGTGCGCGGCCTGGACGAGCCGTCCGTCGCGCCGCTGCTGGCGACGCTGCGGCAGACGCTCGACTCGTTCGTGGAGATTGGCCTGGGCTACCTCAGCCTGGACCGGCCGTCGGGGACCCTGTCGGGCGGCGAGGCCCAGCGCACCCAGATGGTCCGCCACCTCGGGTCCGCGCTCACCGACGTGACGTACGTGTTCGACGAGCCGACGGTGGGGCTGCACCCGCACGACATCCAGCGGATGAACGGCCTGCTGCTGCGGCTGCGCGACAAGGGCAACACCGTGCTGGTCGTCGAGCACAAGCCGGAGGCCATCGAGATCGCCGACCACGTCGTCGACCTGGGTCCGGGCGCGGGCACCGCCGGCGGTGAGGTCGTGTTCGAGGGCACCGTCGAAGGGCTGCGCGCCAGCAAGACGCTCACCGGGCGGCACCTGGGCTACCGGGCCCGGCTGAAGCCGTCGGTGCGCAAGCCCTCGGGGACGCTGAAGGTGCGGGGCGCCAGCGCCCACAACCTGCGGAAGGTCGACGTCGACATTCCCATGGGCGTGCTGGTGGTGGTGACCGGCGTGGCCGGGTCGGGGAAGAGCTCGCTCATCCACGGTTCGGTGTCCGGCCGGGACGGCGTGGTGACGGTCGACCAGGGCGCCATCAAGGGCTCGCGGCGCAGCAACCCGGCGACGTACACCGGCCTGCTGGAGCCGGTGCGCAAGGCGTTCGCGAAGGCCAACGGCGTGAAGCCCGCGCTGTTCAGCGCCAACTCGGAGGGCGCGTGCCCGACGTGCAACGGCGCCGGGGTCATCTACACCGACCTGGCGATGATGGCCGGCGTCAGCACGGTCTGCGAGGACTGCGAGGGCAAGCGCTTCCAGGCGGCGGTGCTGGACTACCGGCTGGGCGGGCTCAACATCGCGGAGGTGCTCGACCTGCCCGTCGCGGACGCGGTCACCTTCTTCGGCACCGGCGAGGCGAAGACGCCGGCCGCGCACGCCATCCTGAAGCGCATGACGGACGTGGGCATCGGCTATCTGCGGCTCGGTCAGCCCCTCACCACGCTGTCGGGAGGTGAGCGGCAGCGGCTGAAGCTCGCGACGCACATGGGCGAGGACGGCGGCGTCTACGTGCTGGACGAGCCGACCACCGGCCTGCACCTGGCCGACGTCGAGCAACTGCTCGGGCTGATGGACCGGCTGGTGGACTCCGGCAAGTCGGTCATCGTCATCGAGCACCACCAGGCGGTCATGGCGCACGCGGACTGGATCATCGACCTGGGGCCGGGCGCGGGCCACGACGGCGGGCGGGTCGTGTTCGAGGGCACCCCCGCCAGTCTGGTCGCGAAGCCGTCAACGCTGACCGGCAAGCACCTGGCGGCGTACGTCGGCTAG